In Misgurnus anguillicaudatus chromosome 14, ASM2758022v2, whole genome shotgun sequence, the genomic window gtttacattgcgttaaatggtgcgctgtaatttgtggagcagatttattgcattctgcagaaaaggaggtgtttatcgcgttttgggaaaaagggagaaaagatgacagaatgacaacttaaaaaagtcaacttaattttataagttataacaactcacctgtagttctaacaactcatctctagtcgaaaaaaaggcagcaaagtattttttacagtgcagaataacactgcggatattggattttgcataaaattaagaattgacTTTTGAActctgacctgatataatactgattttggcagtaactcattttttttttcaaaaatggcgtttatcgcgttttggaaccaaactcttcatatgctgTTTATGCATGTACTGTATTATATATTCAGTACCAGTCAAAGGCTTAGACACACTTCCCATTTGTGTCCAAACGTTTGTCTAaactgtagtataatatactgtagtatgtaCTGTCCTATCAAATATATAGAAGAAAAAATTCATATCAAACATTTaagcagaaatgttataaactCTCAGTGTACACTGCGGTCTCCAGGATCACAGAGTCACTgacagcaatatatttataattcataaaaaatgaatttcCATGTGTGGTCAACTCATATTTTTTTATGGAGTTACACATTAGGTTCTTGCGTTTTTGCTAGTTTTAAATTATGATACAATactatatgtgtgtatattatcttttttttttttttttttccctGGGATCTGTGAGCGGTTGGTCCCGAAAGCAGTGTGTGACTTCAGACTTAATAAGCGGATAGTTTTTACTCACTTTTTATACTGTAAGTGATATAATTCTTTTTTTTCCAGATTTGTTGGGAGAGACAAAAATGTGGCCAAATCAAGGTGATTCTTGGTTACTTACCTATTCTTcattaaatataaaagtataaaaagtataaaataaactttataattaaatagtacatatattttaagctacaaaatacatttggctTAGTGTTTCTTGATAATCCATGTAATGTAACAACATTATAGATGGCAGTACATTTAATATGATCCATTCTTTCTGAAAACCCACCATTTGTTTCATAAATTCATAAGATTTCTTTTTCCGCTTGCAGGACCTCCGCCTAATCCCACCTGTCCTCCATATGCAAACCCTGCCTATCCAGCCATGCCCAACCCTGCCTATCCAGCCATGCCCATCCCACAGTGCCCACCTGGTCAAAATCCTGTCTATCCACCTGGCATGGATCATCCCACAACCATCCCATACATGACACCAAATCAACATCCTTTTCCTCCGGTTGCGCCTGGCCCATGTGCACCCTTCCCTGGAGCAGGGCATCCATGCCCCGTCCCGCAGCATGGATGCCACCAGCCAGGAATGGACCCGGTAACTGGTCATAAGAAGCACAAGAAGATGAAAAAGATGAAGAAGGGAAAGAAAGCTCATAAAGTTTCCAAGGAACATAAGCATATGAAACATGGCAAGGTAAGTTGTTTAGTGTATGTTAAATGGCTATTCAACTGTTCTGCAGATTTAAGtttcaaccctaatcaaacacacttgcttaaaatgtgcaaaaatctTCATTCTCATGTTCAGGTGTTTGTTTACTTCTcttaataatgaaaaaaaacccCGCATTGTCCAGATTTTGTCTTAATTATTgatcagtatttaaaaaaacattgtaaatatATTGACCTGGTCAATAGGGTTAGTTGTGGTATACAGTAATGGTTAGAGAGTCCACAGGCGCTGCAGTAAATGTGTTCATGACTCACTGGATGGGTGAAATGCAGAAAGACATCCTCAGACCTCAGCGTCTGTACTCAAGCATCAGATAAAACGGCATGGCACCTCAGACTTAAAAGCATCAGTTCTCAGAAAAACATGGTCAGGACTAAAGTCTCGCACATCAGACATCGGGCAAAACAGCCTCAGACTAAAACACATCATGTCTCACTTAATCAGACATCGGAACAAAATGGCATCACACTGAAAGGCATCAGCCATCAGCCCTCGCAAAACAAAGC contains:
- the prr13 gene encoding proline-rich protein 13; protein product: MWPNQGPPPNPTCPPYANPAYPAMPNPAYPAMPIPQCPPGQNPVYPPGMDHPTTIPYMTPNQHPFPPVAPGPCAPFPGAGHPCPVPQHGCHQPGMDPVTGHKKHKKMKKMKKGKKAHKVSKEHKHMKHGKHSSSSSSSSSDSD